In Streptomyces sp. NBC_01426, one genomic interval encodes:
- a CDS encoding discoidin domain-containing protein gives MRRLNWRWRVLAALLSTALMMITWPALTAAAAGGPSIAAGRPAAASSTNGSYTAANATDGNQSTYWESAGGTFPQWVQTDLGATTRIDQVVLKLPAAWESRSQTLSVQGSADGTGFATLVNSATYTFGQGSGNTVTITLPATQTRFVRIAITANSGWQAAQLSELEVRAPGESSVNLALGKTLTASSNTQVYVPANANDGDTASYWESVNDAMPQWIKADLGASVRVDRVVLRLPENWGARTQTLKIQGSANGSDYTDLTASKVYEFNAAGGNAVTLSFDAATTRHLRVWISANSVQPGGQLSELEIYGPQSGDTQAPAAPTELAYTEPATGQIKLTWKAATDNVAVTGYDVYANNQLRTSVAANVTTYTDTQPTGANVTYHVRAKDAAGNQSPNSNTVTRAGGTGDTQAPTSPGALTLTEPAADQVKLAWQSSTDNVAVTGYEVYANNVLRATVAGNVTTYTDTQPASATVSYFVRAKDAAGNRSGDSNTVIRNGSGGGGSNLAVGKSITGSSVIHTFVAENANDNSTSTYWEGAAGAYPSTLTVRLGADADVDRLVLKINPDSAWGTRTQNIQVLGREQGASGFTVLVAAKDYTFNPASGGNTVSIPVGSRIADVQLRFTSNTGSGNGQIAEFQVIGVPAPNPDLEITGLGATPATPVESDPVTLTANVKNSGPAPAAATAVTFRLGGTTVGTASVPALAAGATATVAAGIGARDAGTYPLGAVVDEANTVIEQNDTNNTFTGTPLVVRPVDSSDLVASAVTWSPGSPSAGQSVNFTVTVRNQGSAAAAAGAHGVTLTLQDAGGATVRTLTGTFNGALAPGASSAPIALGSWPAANGKYTVKVVLADDSNELPVKRANNTSTQSFFVGRGANMPFDTYEAEDGAVGGGASVVGPNRTVGDIAGEASGRKAVNLDATGEYVEFTTRAATNTLVTRFSIPDAPGGGGIDSTINVYVNGTLKKALPLTSKYAWLYGAEASPGNSPGSGAPRHIYDEANILLGETVPAGSRIRLQKDAANTGTYAIDFVSLEQAAAIANPDPATYTVPAGLTHQDVQNALDKVRMDTTGKLVGVYLPPGDYQTASKFQVYGKAVQVVGAGPWFTRFQAPSSQDNTDIGWRAEGTAKGSSFSGFAYFGNYTSRIDGPGKVFDFANVSDITIDNIWNEHMVCLYWGANTDRITIKNSRIRDMFADGINMTNGSTDNLVTNNEARATGDDSFALFSAIDAGGADMKNNVYENLTTILTWRAAGVAVYGGFNNTFRNIHIADTLVYSGITISSLDFGYPMNGFGTDPTTFENISIVRSGGHFWGAQTFPGIWVFSASKVFQGIRINNVDIVDPTYSGIMFQTQYVGGQPVNPIKDTILKDITITGAKKSGDAFDATSGFGLWANEMPEAGQGPAVGEVTIQNLRMNDNAVDVRNTTSTFRINRLP, from the coding sequence ATGAGAAGGCTCAACTGGAGATGGCGGGTCCTGGCCGCCCTCCTCAGCACCGCGCTGATGATGATCACCTGGCCCGCCCTGACCGCCGCGGCCGCCGGCGGTCCGAGCATCGCCGCGGGCAGGCCCGCGGCCGCGAGCAGCACCAACGGCTCCTACACCGCCGCCAACGCCACCGACGGCAACCAGTCCACGTACTGGGAGAGCGCCGGCGGCACCTTCCCGCAGTGGGTGCAGACCGACCTGGGGGCCACCACCCGCATCGACCAGGTCGTGCTCAAACTGCCCGCCGCCTGGGAGAGCCGCAGCCAGACCCTGTCCGTCCAGGGCAGCGCCGACGGCACCGGTTTCGCCACCCTGGTGAACTCCGCCACCTACACCTTCGGCCAGGGCAGCGGGAACACGGTGACCATCACCCTCCCGGCCACCCAGACCCGGTTCGTCCGGATCGCCATCACGGCGAACTCCGGCTGGCAGGCCGCCCAGCTCTCCGAGCTGGAGGTGCGCGCGCCCGGCGAGTCCTCCGTCAACCTGGCGCTCGGGAAGACCCTCACCGCGAGCAGCAACACCCAGGTGTACGTGCCGGCCAACGCCAACGACGGCGACACGGCCAGCTACTGGGAGAGCGTCAACGACGCGATGCCCCAGTGGATCAAGGCCGACCTCGGCGCCTCGGTACGCGTCGACCGCGTGGTGCTGCGCCTGCCCGAGAACTGGGGCGCGCGCACCCAGACCCTGAAGATCCAGGGCAGCGCCAACGGCTCGGACTACACCGACCTGACCGCCTCCAAGGTGTACGAGTTCAACGCCGCGGGCGGCAACGCCGTCACCCTCTCCTTCGACGCAGCCACCACCCGCCACCTGCGCGTGTGGATATCGGCGAACTCCGTACAGCCCGGCGGGCAGCTCTCCGAGCTGGAGATCTATGGTCCGCAGAGCGGCGACACCCAGGCGCCCGCCGCCCCCACCGAGCTGGCCTACACGGAGCCGGCCACCGGCCAGATCAAGCTGACCTGGAAGGCGGCCACCGACAACGTGGCCGTCACCGGCTACGACGTCTACGCCAACAACCAACTGCGCACGAGCGTCGCCGCCAACGTCACCACCTACACGGACACCCAGCCGACCGGCGCGAACGTCACCTACCACGTCCGGGCCAAGGACGCCGCCGGCAACCAGTCGCCGAACAGCAACACGGTCACCCGCGCCGGGGGCACCGGGGACACCCAGGCCCCGACCTCCCCGGGCGCGCTGACGCTCACCGAGCCGGCCGCCGACCAGGTCAAGCTGGCCTGGCAGTCCTCCACCGACAACGTGGCCGTCACCGGCTACGAGGTGTACGCGAACAACGTGCTGCGCGCGACGGTCGCGGGCAACGTCACCACCTACACGGACACCCAGCCGGCGAGTGCCACCGTCAGCTACTTCGTCCGGGCCAAGGACGCGGCAGGCAACCGCTCGGGCGACAGCAACACCGTGATCCGCAACGGCAGCGGAGGCGGTGGTTCCAACCTGGCCGTGGGCAAATCCATCACCGGTTCCTCCGTCATCCACACCTTCGTCGCGGAGAACGCCAACGACAACAGCACCAGCACCTACTGGGAGGGCGCGGCCGGGGCCTACCCGAGCACGCTGACGGTCAGGCTCGGCGCCGACGCCGACGTCGACCGACTGGTCCTCAAGATCAACCCGGACAGCGCCTGGGGCACCCGTACCCAGAACATCCAGGTCCTCGGTCGGGAGCAGGGCGCCTCCGGGTTCACCGTCCTGGTCGCCGCGAAGGACTACACCTTCAACCCGGCGTCCGGCGGCAACACGGTCTCCATCCCGGTGGGTTCCCGCATCGCCGACGTCCAGTTGCGCTTCACCTCCAACACCGGCTCCGGGAACGGCCAGATCGCGGAGTTCCAGGTCATCGGCGTTCCCGCGCCCAATCCCGACCTGGAGATCACCGGTCTGGGCGCCACCCCGGCCACGCCGGTGGAATCGGACCCGGTGACCCTGACGGCCAACGTCAAGAACAGCGGGCCTGCCCCGGCCGCCGCCACCGCCGTCACCTTCCGGCTCGGCGGCACGACGGTCGGTACGGCCTCCGTGCCCGCGCTCGCCGCCGGTGCCACGGCCACCGTCGCCGCCGGGATCGGCGCGCGGGACGCGGGGACGTACCCGCTCGGCGCGGTCGTCGACGAGGCGAACACGGTCATCGAGCAGAACGACACCAACAACACCTTCACCGGGACCCCGCTCGTCGTCCGCCCGGTGGACAGCTCCGACCTGGTGGCTTCCGCCGTCACCTGGTCGCCGGGCTCCCCGTCCGCCGGTCAGAGCGTGAACTTCACCGTCACGGTCAGGAACCAGGGCTCCGCCGCGGCGGCCGCCGGCGCGCACGGCGTCACCCTCACCCTTCAGGACGCGGGCGGCGCGACCGTCCGTACGCTGACGGGAACCTTCAACGGCGCCCTCGCGCCCGGCGCGTCCTCGGCGCCGATCGCGCTCGGGAGTTGGCCGGCGGCGAACGGCAAGTACACCGTCAAGGTGGTCCTCGCCGACGACTCCAACGAACTGCCGGTCAAGCGCGCCAACAACACCTCCACCCAGTCCTTCTTCGTCGGTCGCGGGGCGAACATGCCCTTCGACACCTACGAGGCCGAGGACGGCGCGGTCGGCGGCGGGGCGAGCGTCGTCGGGCCCAACCGGACCGTTGGCGACATCGCGGGCGAGGCCTCGGGCCGCAAGGCGGTCAACCTCGACGCGACCGGGGAGTACGTGGAGTTCACCACTCGGGCGGCCACCAACACCCTGGTCACGCGCTTCTCGATCCCCGACGCACCGGGCGGCGGCGGCATCGACTCCACGATCAACGTGTACGTCAACGGCACCCTCAAGAAGGCCCTGCCGCTGACCTCCAAGTACGCCTGGCTGTACGGCGCCGAGGCCTCCCCGGGCAACTCGCCGGGCTCCGGCGCCCCGCGCCACATCTACGACGAGGCGAACATCCTGCTGGGCGAGACCGTCCCGGCCGGCAGCAGGATCCGCCTCCAGAAGGACGCGGCCAACACCGGCACGTACGCGATCGACTTCGTCAGCCTGGAGCAGGCCGCGGCGATCGCCAACCCGGACCCGGCGACGTACACCGTGCCCGCCGGCCTCACCCACCAGGACGTGCAGAACGCCCTGGACAAGGTCCGGATGGACACCACCGGCAAGCTCGTCGGCGTCTACCTGCCGCCGGGCGACTACCAGACGGCCTCCAAGTTCCAGGTGTACGGCAAGGCCGTGCAGGTCGTCGGCGCCGGACCGTGGTTCACCCGCTTCCAGGCCCCCTCGTCCCAGGACAACACCGACATCGGCTGGCGGGCGGAGGGCACGGCGAAGGGCTCGTCCTTCTCGGGCTTCGCCTACTTCGGCAACTACACCTCGCGCATCGACGGCCCGGGCAAGGTCTTCGACTTCGCGAACGTCTCCGACATCACCATCGACAACATCTGGAACGAGCACATGGTGTGCCTCTACTGGGGCGCCAACACCGACCGGATCACCATCAAGAACTCCCGGATCCGTGACATGTTCGCCGACGGCATCAACATGACCAACGGCAGCACGGACAACCTCGTGACCAACAACGAGGCGCGGGCCACGGGCGACGACAGCTTCGCGCTGTTCTCCGCGATCGACGCGGGCGGCGCGGACATGAAGAACAACGTCTACGAGAACCTGACCACGATCCTGACCTGGCGGGCGGCCGGCGTCGCCGTCTACGGCGGCTTCAACAACACCTTCCGCAACATCCACATCGCGGACACGCTCGTCTACTCCGGGATCACCATCAGCTCCCTGGACTTCGGGTATCCGATGAACGGCTTCGGGACCGATCCGACGACCTTCGAGAACATCTCGATCGTCCGCTCCGGCGGCCACTTCTGGGGAGCGCAGACCTTCCCCGGGATCTGGGTCTTCTCGGCCTCGAAGGTGTTCCAGGGCATCAGGATCAACAACGTCGACATCGTCGATCCGACCTACAGCGGAATCATGTTCCAGACCCAGTACGTGGGAGGCCAACCGGTCAATCCGATCAAGGACACCATCCTCAAGGACATCACCATCACCGGGGCGAAGAAGAGCGGCGACGCCTTCGACGCCACGTCGGGCTTCGGACTCTGGGCGAACGAGATGCCCGAGGCGGGCCAGGGACCGGCGGTCGGCGAGGTCACGATCCAGAACCTGCGCATGAACGACAACGCCGTGGACGTGCGGAACACGACCTCGACGTTCAGGATCAACCGGCTGCCGTAG
- a CDS encoding sensor histidine kinase — translation MSARRLGLPRRAVSQILLTQLAIAAGVLVLATGLFLAPLGAQLDDQAMRRALAIAQSAAADPSLAADLLHSGPDRDGPVQSAAERIRSATGAEYVVVVDLRGIRRSHPDPGRIGLTVSTDPGDALAGREVMEIDDGTLGRSARGKVPLLAADGEIVGAVSVGIAYDSVRDRLLGAIPGLLAYAGGALAAGALAAYLLSRRIQRQTRDLAFSDIAGLLAEREAMLHSIREGVIALDRHGRIRLVNDEAARLLGLDPATSGTVAGRALDEVLGAGRTTDVLAGRVDGRDLLTVQGPRVLVANRMPTDDGGAVATLRDRTELEHLGRELDSTRGLIDALRAQDHEHANRLHTLLGLLELDLYEEAVEFVTEVVGVHRSTSEQVTEKVRDPLLAALLVGKATVAAERGVPLRLAHSTLLPDRVVDPGGLVTITGNLVDNALDAAAGSTAPLVEVELRAEGRTAILMVRDSGPGVPAERREEIFTEGWSTKQPTAHRERGLGLALVRRLAERQGGTVRAGESADGGAEFSVVLPEALR, via the coding sequence ATGAGCGCTCGGCGCCTCGGGCTGCCCAGAAGGGCCGTCTCCCAGATCCTGCTGACCCAGCTCGCCATCGCGGCCGGTGTACTGGTGCTGGCCACCGGTCTCTTCCTGGCGCCGCTCGGTGCGCAACTGGACGACCAGGCCATGCGGCGCGCCCTGGCGATCGCCCAGAGCGCCGCCGCCGACCCCTCGCTGGCCGCCGACCTCCTCCACTCGGGGCCGGATCGCGACGGCCCCGTGCAGTCCGCCGCCGAACGGATCCGCAGCGCCACCGGCGCCGAGTACGTGGTCGTCGTCGACCTCCGGGGCATCCGACGCTCCCACCCCGACCCCGGGCGGATCGGCCTGACCGTCTCCACGGACCCCGGCGACGCCCTGGCGGGCCGCGAGGTCATGGAGATCGACGACGGCACCCTGGGCCGCTCCGCCCGCGGCAAGGTCCCGCTCCTGGCCGCCGACGGGGAGATCGTCGGCGCGGTCTCCGTGGGCATCGCCTACGACAGCGTCCGCGACCGGCTACTGGGAGCCATCCCCGGCCTCCTCGCCTACGCGGGCGGCGCCCTGGCCGCGGGCGCCCTGGCCGCCTACCTGCTCTCCCGCCGGATCCAGCGGCAGACCCGCGACCTGGCCTTCTCCGACATCGCCGGCCTCCTCGCGGAGCGCGAGGCGATGCTGCACTCCATCCGCGAGGGCGTGATCGCCCTCGACCGGCACGGACGGATCCGGCTGGTCAACGACGAGGCCGCCCGGCTGCTGGGCCTCGACCCCGCCACCTCGGGCACCGTCGCCGGACGCGCGCTGGACGAGGTGCTCGGCGCGGGCCGCACCACCGACGTCCTCGCGGGCCGGGTCGACGGAAGGGACCTGCTCACCGTCCAGGGGCCCCGCGTCCTGGTGGCCAACCGGATGCCCACCGACGACGGCGGAGCCGTCGCCACCCTGCGCGACCGCACCGAACTGGAACACCTCGGGCGTGAGCTGGACTCCACGCGCGGCCTGATCGACGCCCTGCGCGCCCAGGACCACGAGCACGCGAACCGGCTCCACACCCTGCTCGGTCTCCTGGAGCTCGACCTGTACGAGGAGGCCGTGGAGTTCGTGACCGAGGTCGTCGGGGTCCACCGCAGCACCTCGGAGCAGGTCACCGAGAAGGTCCGGGACCCACTGCTGGCGGCCCTGCTGGTCGGGAAGGCGACCGTGGCCGCGGAGCGTGGCGTCCCGCTCCGCCTGGCCCACTCCACGCTCCTGCCCGACCGGGTGGTGGACCCCGGCGGCCTCGTCACCATCACGGGCAACCTGGTGGACAACGCCCTCGACGCCGCCGCCGGCTCGACCGCCCCGCTGGTCGAGGTCGAGCTGCGCGCCGAGGGACGTACGGCGATCCTCATGGTCCGGGACAGCGGACCCGGCGTGCCCGCCGAGCGCCGCGAGGAGATCTTCACCGAGGGCTGGTCGACGAAACAGCCCACGGCCCATCGCGAACGCGGACTGGGACTCGCACTCGTTCGTCGCCTCGCGGAGCGACAGGGCGGTACCGTCCGAGCCGGCGAGAGCGCCGACGGAGGGGCGGAATTCTCCGTCGTGCTCCCGGAGGCCCTGCGATGA
- a CDS encoding DUF7342 family protein: MNESPIHVLVVDDDMRVARINAAYVAKVPGFRVIAQAHSAAEAMAFLDAHDVDLILLDHYLPDENGLDLVRRLRQRGHHTDVIMVTAARDLATVQAAMRLGALQYMVKPFAFAGLRARLEAYGALRRTLETGGEAEQAEVDRIFGALASAGTPNDLPKGHSPPTADLVRQVLRTAEGPLSTQQIADRAGISRQTAQRYLKLLDRAGRVTLALRYGETGRPEHRYAWRHSDPGAAH, encoded by the coding sequence ATGAACGAGTCCCCGATTCACGTATTGGTCGTCGACGACGACATGCGTGTTGCCCGGATCAACGCGGCGTACGTGGCGAAGGTTCCCGGCTTCCGGGTGATCGCCCAGGCCCACTCGGCAGCCGAGGCAATGGCGTTCCTGGACGCACACGACGTGGACCTGATCCTCCTGGACCACTACCTCCCCGACGAGAACGGCCTGGACCTGGTCCGGCGGCTGCGCCAACGGGGCCACCACACCGACGTCATCATGGTGACGGCCGCCCGCGATCTCGCCACCGTGCAGGCCGCCATGCGGCTCGGCGCCCTCCAGTACATGGTGAAGCCGTTCGCCTTCGCCGGGCTGCGGGCCCGCCTGGAGGCGTACGGCGCCCTGCGACGCACCCTGGAGACCGGAGGAGAGGCGGAACAGGCCGAAGTGGACCGCATCTTCGGGGCCCTGGCCTCGGCCGGCACCCCGAACGACCTGCCCAAGGGCCACTCGCCACCGACCGCCGACCTGGTCCGCCAGGTGCTGCGCACGGCCGAGGGCCCGCTCTCCACCCAGCAGATCGCCGATCGCGCCGGCATCAGCCGTCAGACGGCCCAGCGCTACCTCAAGCTCCTCGACCGCGCGGGACGCGTCACCCTCGCCCTGCGCTACGGAGAGACGGGCCGCCCGGAACACCGCTACGCCTGGCGCCACTCCGACCCCGGCGCCGCGCACTGA
- a CDS encoding solute symporter family protein, whose amino-acid sequence MTTEHQTLALILFSVFIAVTLGITTWVSRNRHGSAEEFYAGGRLFSPMENGFAIAGDYMSAASFLGISGLIALFGYDGLLYSVGFLVAWLVVLFLVAELVRNCGRFTLADVVAARMSERPVRIAAGASSVVVSVLYLVAQMVGAGSLVGLLLGNSSAGARTLTVVGVGALMVVYVSFGGMRATTWIQIVKAVLLMGGAVTLTVLVLLRFHGNFDQLLSTAAERSGHGAKFLNPGLKYGGDWTARFDFMSLGLALVLGTAGLPHILSRFYTVPTARAARRSVVWAIGLIGGFYLMTIVLGFGAAALLGPEQVRASNASGNTAVPLLAAFLGGGAESTGGAVLFAFVAAIAFATILAVVAGITLASSASVAHDLYASLKRRHAKQRSEVAVARVAAVGIGAAAIGLGLVAQNLNVAFLVGLAFAVAASANLPVLLYSLFWREFTTRGAVWSVYGGLVPAVLLVVLSPVVSGSPESLFPGVDFQYFPLQNPGIISIPLGFLAGWLGTVTSTEEPDVRKHAETEVRSLTGAGAV is encoded by the coding sequence GTGACCACCGAACACCAGACCCTCGCGCTGATCCTGTTCAGCGTGTTCATCGCGGTCACGCTGGGCATCACCACCTGGGTCAGTCGCAACCGACACGGTTCGGCCGAGGAGTTCTACGCGGGTGGCCGATTGTTCTCCCCGATGGAGAACGGTTTCGCCATCGCGGGCGACTACATGTCCGCGGCCTCCTTCCTCGGCATCTCCGGTCTGATCGCCCTCTTCGGCTACGACGGCCTGCTGTACTCGGTCGGCTTCCTCGTGGCCTGGCTGGTCGTGCTCTTCCTGGTCGCCGAACTGGTCCGCAACTGCGGCCGGTTCACCCTCGCGGACGTGGTCGCCGCCCGGATGAGCGAGCGGCCCGTCCGGATCGCGGCCGGGGCTTCCTCCGTGGTGGTGTCCGTGCTGTACCTCGTCGCGCAAATGGTCGGCGCGGGCAGCCTGGTGGGCCTGCTCCTCGGGAACTCGAGCGCGGGCGCGCGGACGTTGACCGTGGTCGGCGTCGGCGCGTTGATGGTGGTCTACGTGTCCTTCGGAGGGATGCGGGCCACCACCTGGATCCAGATCGTGAAGGCCGTGCTGCTCATGGGCGGCGCCGTCACGCTGACCGTCCTGGTGCTGCTGCGCTTCCACGGGAACTTCGACCAGTTGCTGTCCACCGCCGCCGAACGCAGCGGCCACGGAGCCAAGTTCCTGAACCCCGGCCTCAAGTACGGGGGAGACTGGACCGCCCGCTTCGACTTCATGAGCCTCGGACTCGCCCTGGTGCTGGGCACCGCCGGGCTGCCGCACATCCTGTCGCGCTTCTACACGGTGCCGACGGCGCGTGCGGCGCGACGGTCGGTGGTCTGGGCGATCGGCCTGATCGGCGGCTTCTACCTGATGACCATCGTGCTCGGCTTCGGGGCGGCCGCCCTGCTGGGTCCCGAGCAGGTGCGGGCCTCCAACGCCTCGGGGAACACGGCGGTTCCGCTGCTGGCGGCGTTCCTGGGAGGCGGCGCCGAGAGCACCGGGGGCGCGGTCCTGTTCGCCTTTGTGGCGGCCATCGCCTTCGCGACGATCCTCGCGGTGGTCGCCGGGATTACCCTGGCGTCCTCGGCTTCGGTGGCGCACGACCTGTACGCCTCGCTCAAGCGTCGGCACGCCAAGCAGCGCAGTGAGGTCGCGGTGGCGCGGGTCGCCGCGGTCGGGATCGGTGCGGCGGCGATCGGCCTCGGACTGGTCGCGCAGAACCTGAACGTGGCCTTCCTGGTGGGGTTGGCCTTCGCGGTGGCCGCCTCGGCGAACCTGCCGGTGCTGTTGTACTCGTTGTTCTGGCGGGAGTTCACCACCCGCGGGGCCGTCTGGTCCGTGTACGGGGGACTGGTGCCGGCGGTGCTGCTGGTGGTGCTGTCGCCCGTGGTGTCGGGCAGTCCGGAGTCGCTCTTCCCGGGAGTGGACTTCCAGTACTTCCCGTTGCAGAACCCGGGGATCATCTCGATCCCGCTGGGGTTCCTGGCGGGATGGCTCGGCACGGTCACCTCGACGGAGGAGCCGGACGTCCGCAAGCACGCGGAGACCGAGGTCCGTTCGTTGACGGGCGCCGGGGCGGTGTGA
- a CDS encoding DUF485 domain-containing protein has translation MEKHEGRDAGTIRLDDPWYDALAVGWGEGEEAETVPPRPAAGDRPASASGASDIYLEVQRSAAFQEVRSRYRRFVVPATAGFFLWYVAYVVAATAAPGIMARPVVGSINVALLAGLGQFLSTFLLTWAYARHARLRRDRAALDLRWTVFEQERDQERIRTWEAGR, from the coding sequence GTGGAGAAGCACGAAGGTCGTGATGCCGGAACGATCCGGCTCGACGACCCCTGGTACGACGCGTTGGCGGTCGGCTGGGGGGAGGGCGAGGAAGCGGAAACGGTCCCTCCTCGCCCGGCCGCCGGCGACCGGCCCGCATCCGCGTCCGGGGCCTCGGACATCTACCTGGAAGTGCAGCGAAGCGCCGCCTTCCAGGAGGTACGCAGCCGCTACCGGAGGTTCGTCGTGCCCGCGACCGCCGGCTTCTTCCTCTGGTACGTCGCCTACGTGGTCGCGGCGACCGCGGCACCGGGGATCATGGCCCGGCCGGTCGTGGGATCGATCAACGTGGCCCTGCTGGCGGGACTGGGCCAGTTCCTGAGCACGTTCCTCCTCACCTGGGCGTACGCGCGGCACGCGCGGCTGCGCCGTGACCGGGCCGCGCTCGACCTGCGCTGGACCGTATTCGAGCAGGAGCGGGACCAGGAGCGCATCCGGACCTGGGAGGCGGGCCGGTGA